The DNA window gcgcatatgcacgagaagcACAGGCCGAGGTAGAAGACCTCTCTCATATGCGTGAGAAGAGGTGCGCATATGAGCGAGCATGTAAAATTCCCAAGTGcagagacagtaggtctcgcgcatatgcgcgagcaggagAAATGCATTAtaccgagacagtaggtctcgcgcatatgcaccggtgatggtcgcgcatatgcgcgagacgtgcttcATAAAGAATGATGCCACATGTCTTTGGcatgcatggtatatatatcaAGTCTTCATTCTCCTTCAGAATGGCAGCGAAGAAGAAGAACCGAGGAAGCTCCGTGAAATCCTTGCGCTTTTGCACTTCTTAGGAATTTGATTGTGCAAGATACGGccgtctgattttcaatccgactttaGTTTTGTGCTCCTATTGTTAAGGGATTCAAAAGGATGTAATTTTCTTATGTTCTGGCTTGGTTTGAAATTTGATGTTGGAGAAATcttgatttgattcatattatgtgttcttgagattgtAGTAATTGTATAaccgaaaccggatcgaagaacggacaccgtatgaaattgttatcatTTTCCAGATATGTTTGATTGAGAATATACAGATTTGGTACTGGAATTGTGGTGGTTGATTGATTCTGAGTTATTGAAATTGGTATCTATTGATCTTGAGTTGCTGGATATATCGAGATTGTGTTGTTATGTCGTcaaaacagaattagattgaatTCTGATCAAATCcggtattgatttgagttgtatattgatgttGTATATTTCGAAATTCATTGCCTGATTGAGTGTTGACAGTTTCGAATTCAAGatttcgacttcgtcagatcgacaaaagtataaatcaatgttaaaccgGGAGATACAACTCGAGTAAGAgataacttgagtttcccaaaaccacatacttattggTTATTGctttaatacctttgtattctttgaatgtatatgcttattctattgatttatagaaaaccagagaatagaagatagatatcgagaaAGAGTCTATGGTAGAGGTGCCAAGTCACTGTATGTTTGGTTTATGtcgatgtgcttaggagtagatcgactcttATTGTAGAAATTCGATATAATGTACCAAATTctaggaaccgggatccctagataagagtcgagtcagagattaagagtctaagagtttgatttacaatttatatcgattcatgttccTCATattgtgatacatgttatttgataaatgtttatgattttgtaTATGCTTATATAAAATGCTtgtatacgttgtttatatTGGGCactatattctcaccggagttatccgggtGTTGTTCTGTTTGTATGtatacatgacaacaggtgggacaggatcatggtcgagaagaggatgagagatcgagattagagtggagatccggGTCCAGAAGTAGAACTGGTGTTCAATACATGATATGTAGTTGATTAACCCTAGTTTGGTTATGAATTTGTATCGAAAATCTTTTGTACCTTTGGTCAGGTTTTGGATATTAAACttgatcttttaaataaaataagattgGTTATCACATGTTGTAGTTTTTTATACACTtctgcaattttttttaaaaaaattcaacctAGATTATTTAGTTGATCCAATTAAtctcaaagatgattaagaaataagtttgttgggtgcaataattgtccatgcttggtagagcgatcgaaccgtggtgatTGTGTTGCtgtgtggtttaaaagatttgagttgcaccattactactagctgtagcttttggtaaagcggcaagcgctcgatcCTTTTAATTGGTATCAGTGcgaaggtcacgggttcgattcttattgattgcaaggagtgaaattattgggagggagattgttgggtgcaataattgtccctgcttggtagagtgatcgaaccgtggtgtttGTGCTGTTttacggtttaaaagatttgagttgcaccattactactagttatagcttttggtaaaacggcaagcgctcggtcctacagaaTTAACATCAGGATCCTCACAGAGTTACTGAGAATCTAACAAAAAGAAACCGCGACTTTCTGTTAAAATGTCAATTCGAGTGTAGTGGTTGCATGTATTTAtgttttgtgaattttaaagtATTATTAATATGTGCATACCACAATTTTAAAGGTCTTTGTTCCTAAAATACCCGAAGACATTGGCATGATCCCGTCAAAAGATTCAATAATTTCAAGTGATGATTGTGATATGAGAATATTTCAAGCAATATTTTTTTCCTTATCTGAGATTTTTTCAACAAGATTTTTAATAAGTTCATTAACAAATAGTGACAAGTGTCGTACTCTTTTGCTTCACCAGATTCTAGTCTCATTGGGCGGGACAAATTCATCGTCAAGAAAACATCAAAGATGAAATATATATTGTTGTACTATTTTTTTTCTTGGCCAAAATTTTTTCCTTTTGGATTTTACTATTTTAATAAGATTTTAAAGATTTGtgatcaaaatatcattttaaaaaaaaaaatagcattATGGTATTGTATCCTATCTCAGTTATTAATAAAACATTTTTGGGTCATCATATGAgctcactttttctctcttctaTATAAATTTTATGACATTTACTGCATTTAATGTACCTATTTGCTATCAATTTTTACCCGAAAACTATCAAATATTCGTTcttgtaattttttaaaatatcaataagtgttattttcaaattttatgacATTTATTGTATTTAATTTACTTGTTTGCTATCAATTTTCACCCAAAAACTATCAAATATTCGTtattgtaattttttaaaatatcaatatGTGCTATTTCCTAATCGATTTGTATACTAATAAATTGGTCAAACacaatcatatatatatttattgtttatggaaaaaaaatatattaaattttttataaactttaATGCATTTAACTATATTCGGATTCTTCACACTTGACAGGACTTGGACTTATGCGTTATCACACCCTCACAGAGTAAAATGCCAAGACTGAAACACAAATGAACTTAGCAGTTAGCACCCCCATTTAATGGTCGAACCTCGTACAATGGTCAAAGCATTAGAGAGAACTGCTCTTGGTTACTATCTCAATAGCAGCACAAAGTCCAATCCAAGTAAAAAGATTCATGATTAATAAATTTCATCATCCCAAAAAATTCAATGTCAGAATCAATTAGGGTTGAATTATTTAGTTCCAGTTAATAGGGGAAAAGATGTTAAAAATACAACCGGGAAACATCAATGAGATGAGGGGATATTCCTCAGTACAGCTGAAACTTGGCCTTTGTTTTCTCGAAGACCTGTTCCGCAATGATAGCCTCATTTCCATCAGCTCTTTTGATTTCCAACTGGGACTTTTGGTAAAATCCAGTGCCTCTTAATGCATCAGCAATGAAGTCATCAAACCCGATGGCAATAGCAGCTTCAGCTTTGGCTCCATATACTAACCTCTGACGAAGAAGAAAAAAGCTCAGAAATTAAAAACTGGAGAGGTAGAAAGAGCAAGTGAAAGTGAAACTGAACAACATATAAACCTTGATTCTTGAAAGATGGATAGCACCAAAGCACATAGGGCATGGCTCGCAAGAAGCATAAATCTCACAGTCTGCGAGCTCAATTCTGTTAAGTTTCTTACACGCCTGAAAATGAATGGTAAGATTGAGAGGACCTCAATAAAAAATAGAAGTGTGATAATTTTCAAAACATAGACAGAGAACCCCGAGGATGTAACTAAATTGGTTAAAAAGATCAAGAGAAAACAGAAAGCTAGAAGAAATTTTCAAAAGTTGTATAATGTATCTGCACAAAGCAGTATGACTGTGACAACCTCCCATTCAGAAAATACACCATTTCTAGCAGCCCACTTACCCAACGAGTGCCCATATATGTTATCACATGCAATATTTCAATCCATAGAAAATAACTACTAGAATAcaaaattattcatttttttttttgtgccaCAGGTAACATAGGAGTCCAAGACTACTCAACTCAACAACCGTATCACTTATTGAACTTCCAGCAAAAAGATTAAAAATCCAAGTTcttaataaatcaatataaaaaagataaaaaaatagcTCTTTGCAAATCATAGCTGGTCATGGGACAGATAATTAGATATGTTAATTTGCGATCTATAACATCAGCCAAGCAACAGCTGCAAGCAACTTAAATTTAAGCATGCTTAAGAACTTTAAGGTATAATATTAGCTTGTCCCTACTAATAACTTCTTGTGAATGTCAACCAATAATTTGTTGTACCAGAACATCCATGAGAACACTCGAGCAACGAGGCAAAGTTACTGAAACATGTTAGTGTGTGGCTACAATTCTAACCTCTCTGATTGCTGTAACCTCTGCATGAGCAGTAGGGTCTGTATGCCTGAGAACCAGATTGTGGCAGCTTACAACTACTTCATCATTGCAAACAACAACTGCACCAAAAGGACCTCCATCTCCACATTCTACACCTCTGTAAGCTTCTTCGACGGCTATTGTCAAGAATTTATGATCTCTATCCTGAACAGCTGTAGCAATTAAAAAGTTATAACACACAAATTTTGGCATCTGATGATCTTGAAAAATTAAGCACCTTCTTCAAGGATGCCAAAGGAATAATTACCCACAAATGCAAAAGAGGGCAAAATAACTGATCAAGGTAAAGATTTTTATCGATAATTATTCAACTATATACCAAAAGAACGATCACAATAGGAATAGGTGATCACTGGTCAACATAAATAACCTGCATAAATGCGTCAGCCATTATGGACAAAATGTCCCGCTACATTTTACATGCCCTGTAAAATTGGTTCTCCCGATATTGCATCCAAATTTCTTTTCCCCAAGTATTTGAAGCCACATCAattcatataataaataaaatttcttaaataatatTTCTTAGGCGCGAGCGCACAGATTGTGGGCCCACACAGCAATGCATGTTGTTTATGGCTCTGATAAAACAGAGGCATAAAGAagcaaaagaaaaaggaaatttaAATTACAAGGCAGTGATATAATGAATTGGGTAAACTTAAATCAAGAAAATCCCAAGACAAAGCACAAAACGGTTTGTACGACAGCAAGTTATCTATCTTACTCAAACATTTTAGCCtgagacttttaataatttgcTCCACTCCTCAGCCAGGATCCTTTTGGATAATTTGGCCTAATCTTTCACATAATGACTTGGATAGAATAATATTTCCTTCAACTAGATCTTAAACCAGATAGCACATGCATATTATTTAGAACCAAATATTTACAGTTTACCAAATAAGAAGCAGTCGAACAGTCTCCCATATCAATAAaaaacaaaacacaatctgGCCTAGATCATTAATGGGGAAGACTTGAGGTTCCAATATTACCTTCCTGATGTCCAGCAAATGCAGAAGCAACTGAAACAGTGCCATCTTTAGCTTCAACAACTAACAAACAGATGGAGAGTCAGAAAAAGGCACTCAACAACCAAATATAAGTAAATATCAAATAGGATGGCACAATTAAGCCAACAGCAATCATTGTTTTCTACTCTTCCTGCACATGGGCTAATGCCCATACAGGACAAGCGTCAGATAGCCCTACAGATAGGAACATATAaaacttgcactaaaccatgtcAATACAAAATGGATATAATATGCTAAAAAATGTTATTCCCCCTGCAGTAAGATCTATGCAGCTTTGATCTGTATTCAGATAGCTCATCGTGCTACATATTAAATAACTCTTGAAGTTTCACGATAGCAATTGTTGAGATTATTACAGCATAATTCTTGACCACCAATTTAGATAGGCCTCAGCGACTGCAAACTACCAGCAC is part of the Primulina eburnea isolate SZY01 chromosome 1, ASM2296580v1, whole genome shotgun sequence genome and encodes:
- the LOC140830073 gene encoding guanosine deaminase; translation: MEENTVVEAKDGTVSVASAFAGHQEAVQDRDHKFLTIAVEEAYRGVECGDGGPFGAVVVCNDEVVVSCHNLVLRHTDPTAHAEVTAIREACKKLNRIELADCEIYASCEPCPMCFGAIHLSRIKRLVYGAKAEAAIAIGFDDFIADALRGTGFYQKSQLEIKRADGNEAIIAEQVFEKTKAKFQLY